The following proteins are encoded in a genomic region of Burkholderia pyrrocinia:
- a CDS encoding Hcp family type VI secretion system effector: MLHMHLQFGSPAVKGESADKDHQGWVELKSWDHSIVQPRSATASTAGGHTMTRCEHGDMIFTKEIDSSSPLLYQHASGGTTFDEVTVHFSRADGEGKRVQYLEVKLKYVIISSIAPSVREEGLPLETFSLKYAAVQWKQTQQKIGGNQGGNTQGAWSLTKNDKTYAV; this comes from the coding sequence ATGTTACATATGCACTTGCAGTTTGGTAGTCCGGCGGTGAAGGGCGAATCCGCGGACAAAGACCATCAGGGCTGGGTCGAACTGAAATCGTGGGATCACTCGATCGTTCAGCCGCGTTCGGCAACCGCATCGACCGCTGGCGGTCATACGATGACGCGTTGCGAGCACGGCGACATGATTTTCACGAAGGAAATCGATTCGTCGAGCCCGCTGCTGTACCAGCACGCTTCGGGCGGCACCACGTTCGACGAGGTGACGGTCCATTTCTCGCGCGCAGACGGTGAAGGCAAGCGCGTGCAGTATCTGGAAGTCAAGCTCAAGTACGTGATCATCTCGAGCATCGCCCCGAGCGTCCGCGAGGAAGGTCTGCCGCTCGAGACGTTCTCGCTGAAGTATGCAGCCGTGCAGTGGAAGCAAACCCAGCAGAAGATCGGCGGCAATCAGGGCGGTAACACGCAGGGCGCCTGGAGTCTGACGAAGAACGACAAGACCTACGCGGTCTAA
- the tssG gene encoding type VI secretion system baseplate subunit TssG, whose translation MQAPDRRIDPGVVDALLDEPHRFEFFQAVRVLEGLFARQASDAPGAWRQGDVVAQRIEFRNTLSLGFPPSEIEGVRSFDDGGALLDSGEQRGAALAAGELGHVELTPAFFGLLGGQGALPLHYTEQIVAREYLKRDHAARAFFDVFSNRATALFYAAWKKYRLPFHYELDRDERYLPLLLAIAGVPSDEVRDSLAAGVGGVLDEAVAGYALAARHRPMSAAYLQRALSDYFRVPVKIDQFVGKWYDVPPDQLSVLGEVNAVLGATALVGERVWQRDMRARIVVGPLSKRDYEAFLPGGAQAIALERMLTLLAGVTLEYEVKLVLKRTEVGASVLGAGSRLGWDAFLCTRDAIDDRSDARYELHVIH comes from the coding sequence ATGCAAGCCCCGGACCGGCGAATCGATCCTGGCGTAGTCGACGCGCTGCTCGACGAGCCGCACCGCTTCGAGTTCTTCCAGGCCGTGCGCGTGCTCGAAGGGCTGTTCGCGCGGCAGGCGTCGGATGCGCCCGGCGCATGGCGGCAGGGCGACGTGGTCGCGCAGCGCATCGAATTCCGCAACACGCTGTCGCTCGGCTTTCCGCCGAGCGAGATCGAAGGCGTGCGCTCGTTCGACGACGGCGGCGCGTTGCTCGACTCGGGCGAGCAGCGCGGTGCCGCGCTCGCGGCCGGCGAACTCGGCCACGTCGAGCTGACGCCCGCGTTCTTCGGGCTGCTCGGCGGGCAGGGCGCGTTGCCGCTGCATTACACCGAGCAGATCGTCGCGCGCGAGTACCTGAAGCGCGACCATGCGGCGCGCGCGTTCTTCGACGTGTTCTCGAACCGCGCGACCGCGTTGTTCTATGCGGCGTGGAAGAAATACCGGCTGCCGTTCCATTACGAACTCGACCGCGACGAGCGCTACCTGCCGCTGCTGCTCGCGATCGCGGGCGTGCCGAGCGACGAGGTGCGCGACAGCCTCGCGGCCGGCGTCGGCGGCGTGCTCGACGAGGCCGTTGCCGGCTACGCGCTGGCCGCGCGGCACCGGCCGATGTCGGCCGCGTACCTGCAGCGCGCGCTGTCCGACTATTTCCGCGTGCCGGTGAAGATCGACCAGTTCGTCGGCAAGTGGTACGACGTGCCGCCCGACCAGTTGAGCGTGCTCGGCGAGGTCAACGCGGTGCTGGGCGCGACGGCGCTCGTCGGCGAACGCGTGTGGCAGCGCGACATGCGCGCGCGGATCGTCGTCGGCCCGCTGTCCAAGCGCGACTACGAGGCGTTCCTGCCCGGCGGCGCGCAGGCTATCGCGCTCGAACGGATGCTGACGCTGCTCGCCGGCGTCACGCTCGAATACGAGGTGAAGCTCGTGCTGAAGCGCACCGAGGTTGGCGCAAGCGTGCTCGGGGCGGGCTCGCGGCTTGGCTGGGACGCGTTCCTCTGCACGCGCGATGCGATCGATGACCGCTCGGACGCGCGCTACGAACTGCACGTGATTCACTGA
- the tssF gene encoding type VI secretion system baseplate subunit TssF, translating to MEELLPYYERELSFLRRYSRDFAERYPKIAARLALSGEHCEDPHVERMIESFALLGARINKKLDDDYPEFTEALLEVLYPHYLRPFPSCSIAQFTPASPGQQTEPVVIDRGTELKSRPIRGVQCRFRTAYDVTLAPIRISEARYMPVALAPSATVLPSNATGVISITFESLAAQLDLGALKLPTLRAHLHGEQSFVAALTDCLFVNVLGAYVEPERNGRWTALRKLPIAQAGFDEDDALIDYPAKSHPAYRLLTEYFAFPDKFDFVDFDLAAIARASGRCQRATLHLVLQDVRSDSHVARLLELLTASHFRLFCTPIVNLFRQHGEPIRITHRAVSYPVIAEARRAFAYEVYSIDSVKLVRQQAHEESVIEFRPFYSLHHGESARIGHYWFARRNDWVAQKSPGYETEISIVDIDFEPTSPQTDTLSLDLTCTNRDLPAMLAFGLEGGDLFQEGGAQTSGISLLRRPTQSVRFERGRAAHWRLVSHLALNHVSLVAHGLAPLKEMLTLYDLRRTAVSMRQIDGLAGIEQRGAVQWLPGKPFATFVRGIEIRLTIDEEHFVGASLASFVRVLDSFFGLYVHLNSFVQLVVVSKRTGEEIIRCKPRTGESILA from the coding sequence ATGGAAGAATTGCTGCCGTATTACGAGCGCGAATTATCGTTTTTGCGGCGCTATTCGCGAGATTTCGCCGAACGCTATCCGAAGATCGCGGCGCGGCTCGCGTTGTCCGGCGAGCATTGCGAGGATCCGCACGTCGAGCGGATGATCGAGTCGTTCGCGCTGCTCGGCGCGCGCATCAACAAGAAGCTCGACGACGACTACCCCGAATTCACCGAAGCGCTGCTGGAAGTGCTGTATCCGCACTACCTGCGGCCGTTTCCGTCGTGCTCGATCGCGCAGTTCACGCCGGCTTCGCCCGGCCAGCAGACCGAACCGGTCGTGATCGATCGCGGCACCGAGCTGAAGAGCCGCCCGATCCGCGGCGTGCAGTGCCGGTTCCGCACCGCCTACGACGTGACGCTCGCGCCGATCCGCATCTCGGAAGCGCGCTACATGCCGGTCGCACTCGCGCCGAGCGCGACGGTGCTGCCGTCCAACGCGACGGGCGTGATCTCGATCACGTTCGAATCGCTCGCCGCGCAACTCGATCTCGGCGCACTGAAGCTGCCGACGCTGCGCGCGCACCTGCACGGCGAGCAGTCGTTCGTCGCCGCGCTGACCGACTGCCTGTTCGTCAACGTGCTCGGCGCGTATGTCGAGCCCGAACGCAACGGCCGCTGGACCGCGCTGCGCAAGCTGCCGATCGCGCAGGCCGGCTTCGACGAGGACGACGCGCTGATCGACTACCCGGCGAAATCGCATCCCGCGTATCGCCTGCTCACCGAATACTTCGCGTTCCCCGACAAGTTCGATTTCGTCGATTTCGATCTCGCGGCGATTGCACGCGCGTCGGGCCGCTGCCAGCGCGCGACGCTGCATCTCGTGCTGCAGGACGTGCGCAGCGATTCGCACGTCGCGCGGCTGCTCGAACTGCTGACGGCGAGCCACTTCCGGCTGTTCTGCACGCCGATCGTCAACCTGTTCCGCCAGCACGGCGAGCCGATCCGCATCACGCACCGCGCGGTGTCCTACCCGGTGATCGCCGAGGCGCGGCGCGCGTTCGCGTACGAGGTGTACTCGATCGACTCGGTGAAGCTCGTCAGGCAGCAGGCGCACGAGGAATCGGTGATCGAGTTCCGGCCGTTCTATTCGCTGCACCACGGTGAATCGGCGCGGATCGGCCATTACTGGTTCGCGCGCCGCAACGACTGGGTTGCGCAGAAGAGCCCCGGATACGAAACCGAGATCTCGATCGTCGACATCGATTTCGAGCCGACGTCGCCGCAGACCGACACGCTGAGCCTCGACCTCACCTGCACGAACCGCGACCTGCCGGCGATGCTCGCGTTCGGCCTCGAGGGCGGCGACTTGTTCCAGGAGGGCGGCGCGCAGACGAGCGGTATCTCGCTGCTGCGCCGCCCGACGCAGAGCGTGCGCTTCGAGCGCGGCCGCGCCGCGCACTGGCGGCTCGTGTCGCACCTCGCGCTCAATCACGTGTCGCTGGTCGCGCACGGCCTCGCGCCGCTGAAGGAAATGCTGACGTTGTACGACCTGCGGCGCACCGCCGTGTCGATGCGCCAGATCGACGGGCTGGCCGGCATCGAGCAGCGCGGCGCCGTGCAGTGGCTGCCCGGCAAGCCGTTCGCGACCTTCGTGCGCGGCATCGAGATCCGCCTGACGATCGACGAGGAGCACTTCGTCGGGGCAAGCCTCGCGTCGTTCGTGCGCGTGCTCGACAGCTTCTTCGGGCTCTACGTCCATCTCAACAGTTTCGTTCAATTAGTCGTCGTGTCGAAGCGCACCGGCGAGGAGATCATCCGATGCAAGCCCCGGACCGGCGAATCGATCCTGGCGTAG
- the tssH gene encoding type VI secretion system ATPase TssH, which translates to MSTPLKTLITKLNPLCRHATERAASACLARGHYEVDLEHLFLALLEAPAGDLPLALRASRVDPHALRADLERELTRLKTGNTRTPVFSVHLIALFEQAWLIASLDSQLGRIRSGHLLLALLTAPDLAQFAQRMSSQFAEMNVTDLKHKFDEITAGSSEAEPRQADTDDGGVAPGADGTMPAAGPSKTPALDTYTTNLTQRARDGKIDPVIGREAEIRQAIDILMRRRQNNPIMTGEAGVGKTAVVEGLALRIAADDVPPPLRGVALHVLDMGLLQAGASVKGEFENRLKSVIDEVKKSAYPIILFIDEAHTIIGAGGQAGQNDAANLLKPALARGELRTIAATTWSEYKKYFEKDAALARRFQVVKVEEPSEPLAAAMLRGMSGLMEKHFNVRILDDAITEAVRLSHRYISGRQLPDKAISVLDTACAKVALAHSATPAAIDDTKKRIERIDAEIASLEREAAGGAPHDERLGELRGTRDAALEQLAKDEARYEAERVIVAEITELREALDKSRGPSEDGQPVDVQATRDQLAERVTALHALQGGEPMVPLQVDGHVVAEIVAAWTGVPLGRMVKDEIGTVLNLQSLLGARVIGQDHALDAIAQRVRTASANLEDPNKPRGVFMFVGPSGVGKTETALALADVLYGGERKMITINMSEYQEAHSVSGLKGSPPGYVGYGEGGVLTEAVRRNPYSVVLLDEVEKAHPDVLEMFFQVFDKGAMDDAEGREIDFRNTLIILTSNVGSTAVMQACLNKPAEELPDPDALAETLRPQLYKAFKPAFLGRMKVVPYYPISDDVLAEIIELKLDRIRRRIEANHKAAFEWDESLVEAVLARCTEVDSGARNVDHILNGTLLPEIAGHVLGRIADGEAIARIAVRADEAGEFAYAVE; encoded by the coding sequence ATGAGCACGCCTCTGAAGACCCTGATCACGAAACTGAACCCGCTGTGCCGCCACGCGACCGAGCGTGCGGCGAGCGCGTGCCTGGCGCGCGGCCACTACGAGGTCGATCTGGAGCACCTGTTCCTCGCGTTGCTCGAAGCGCCGGCGGGCGACCTGCCGCTCGCGCTGCGCGCGAGCCGCGTCGATCCGCATGCGCTGCGCGCCGATCTCGAGCGCGAACTGACGCGCCTGAAGACGGGGAACACGCGCACGCCGGTGTTTTCCGTGCACCTGATCGCGCTGTTCGAACAGGCCTGGCTGATCGCATCGCTCGATTCGCAGCTCGGGCGCATCCGCTCGGGGCACCTGCTGCTCGCGCTGCTGACCGCGCCGGATCTCGCGCAGTTCGCGCAGCGGATGTCGTCGCAGTTCGCGGAAATGAACGTGACGGACCTGAAGCACAAGTTCGACGAGATCACGGCCGGGTCGAGCGAGGCCGAACCGCGCCAGGCCGATACGGACGACGGCGGCGTGGCGCCGGGCGCCGACGGCACGATGCCCGCGGCCGGCCCGTCGAAGACGCCCGCGCTCGACACGTACACGACCAATCTCACGCAGCGTGCACGCGACGGCAAGATCGATCCGGTGATCGGCCGCGAAGCCGAGATCCGCCAGGCGATCGACATCCTGATGCGGCGCCGCCAGAACAACCCGATCATGACCGGCGAGGCCGGCGTCGGCAAAACGGCGGTCGTCGAGGGGCTCGCGCTGCGCATCGCGGCCGACGACGTGCCGCCGCCGTTGCGAGGCGTCGCGCTGCACGTACTCGACATGGGGCTGCTGCAGGCCGGCGCGAGCGTGAAGGGCGAGTTCGAGAACCGCCTGAAGAGCGTGATCGACGAGGTGAAGAAGAGCGCGTATCCGATCATCCTGTTCATCGACGAGGCGCACACGATCATCGGAGCGGGCGGCCAGGCCGGCCAGAACGATGCGGCGAACCTGCTGAAGCCGGCGCTTGCGCGCGGCGAGCTGCGCACGATCGCGGCGACGACGTGGAGCGAATACAAGAAGTACTTCGAGAAGGACGCGGCGCTCGCGCGGCGCTTCCAGGTCGTGAAGGTCGAGGAGCCGAGCGAGCCGCTCGCGGCCGCGATGCTGCGCGGGATGTCCGGTCTGATGGAGAAGCATTTCAATGTGCGGATCCTCGACGATGCGATTACCGAGGCCGTGCGCCTGTCGCACCGCTACATCAGCGGCCGCCAGCTGCCCGACAAGGCGATCAGCGTGCTCGACACCGCGTGCGCGAAGGTCGCGCTCGCGCACAGCGCGACACCGGCGGCGATCGACGACACGAAGAAGCGCATCGAGCGGATCGACGCGGAGATCGCATCGCTGGAACGCGAAGCGGCCGGCGGCGCGCCGCACGACGAGCGCCTCGGCGAACTGCGCGGCACGCGCGACGCGGCGCTCGAACAACTGGCGAAGGACGAGGCGCGCTACGAAGCCGAGCGCGTGATCGTCGCCGAGATCACCGAACTGCGCGAAGCGCTCGACAAGTCGCGCGGCCCGTCGGAAGACGGCCAGCCGGTCGACGTGCAGGCGACGCGCGACCAGCTCGCCGAACGCGTGACGGCGCTGCATGCGCTGCAGGGCGGCGAGCCGATGGTGCCGCTGCAGGTCGACGGCCATGTCGTCGCCGAGATCGTCGCCGCGTGGACGGGCGTTCCGCTCGGCCGGATGGTGAAGGATGAGATCGGCACGGTGCTGAACCTGCAGTCGCTGCTTGGCGCGCGCGTGATCGGCCAGGACCACGCGCTCGACGCGATCGCGCAGCGCGTGCGCACGGCGTCCGCGAACCTCGAGGATCCGAACAAGCCGCGCGGCGTGTTCATGTTCGTCGGGCCGTCGGGCGTCGGCAAGACCGAGACGGCGCTCGCGCTGGCCGACGTCCTGTACGGCGGTGAGCGCAAGATGATCACGATCAACATGAGCGAGTACCAGGAAGCGCACAGCGTGTCCGGCCTGAAGGGCTCGCCGCCGGGCTACGTCGGCTACGGCGAAGGCGGCGTGCTGACCGAGGCCGTGCGCCGCAACCCGTATTCCGTCGTGCTGCTCGACGAGGTCGAGAAGGCGCACCCCGACGTGCTCGAGATGTTCTTCCAGGTGTTCGACAAGGGTGCGATGGACGACGCCGAAGGGCGCGAGATCGACTTCCGCAACACGCTGATCATCCTGACGTCGAACGTCGGGTCGACCGCGGTGATGCAGGCCTGCCTGAACAAGCCGGCCGAGGAGTTGCCCGATCCGGACGCGCTTGCCGAGACGCTGCGCCCGCAGCTGTACAAGGCGTTCAAGCCCGCGTTCCTCGGGCGGATGAAGGTCGTGCCGTACTATCCGATTTCCGACGACGTGCTGGCCGAGATCATCGAGCTGAAGCTCGACCGAATCCGCCGTCGGATCGAGGCGAACCACAAGGCCGCGTTCGAATGGGACGAGTCGCTCGTCGAGGCAGTGCTGGCGCGCTGCACCGAGGTCGACTCGGGCGCCCGCAACGTCGACCATATCCTGAACGGCACGCTGCTGCCGGAGATCGCGGGCCACGTGCTCGGCCGGATCGCCGACGGCGAGGCCATCGCGCGCATCGCGGTGCGCGCGGACGAGGCCGGCGAATTCGCGTACGCGGTCGAATGA
- the tssE gene encoding type VI secretion system baseplate subunit TssE — protein sequence MKRFEPSFLDKLFDDEPHLPASAAMRQLSLDELKTTVARDVEAILNSRIAHTENELAALPECQKSVLTYGLNDFAGLSLASHYDRAFICKSIQQAIARHEPRLQQVQVTFELNEQATNALYFAIQALLVVHPAEEPVSFDAMLQPSTLQYSVTRARAARMQ from the coding sequence ATGAAACGATTCGAACCCAGTTTTCTCGACAAGCTGTTCGACGACGAACCGCACCTGCCGGCCTCGGCAGCGATGCGGCAATTGTCGCTGGACGAGCTCAAGACCACGGTCGCCCGCGACGTCGAGGCGATCCTCAACTCCCGTATCGCGCACACGGAGAACGAGCTGGCCGCGCTGCCGGAATGCCAGAAATCGGTGCTGACCTACGGGCTGAACGATTTCGCGGGGCTCAGCCTCGCGAGTCACTACGACCGCGCGTTCATCTGCAAGTCGATCCAGCAGGCCATTGCGCGCCATGAGCCGCGCCTGCAGCAGGTGCAGGTGACGTTCGAGCTGAACGAGCAGGCGACCAACGCGCTCTATTTCGCGATCCAGGCGCTGCTCGTCGTGCACCCGGCCGAGGAGCCGGTGAGTTTCGACGCGATGCTGCAGCCGTCGACGCTCCAGTATTCGGTCACGCGCGCACGCGCTGCAAGAATGCAGTAA
- the tssC gene encoding type VI secretion system contractile sheath large subunit: MNQQTAAAQASGAEYAAGTSLLDDIVEKSKVAKSDSEHARAKDLIGELVHQVLDGTVIVSDNLSATIDARVAELDRLISTQLSAVMHAPEFQRLESTWRGMDYLVKESNTGQTIKIKALHAPKRDLVRDFKGASEFDQSALFKKVYEEEFGTFGGSPFGALIGDYEISRQPEDMYFIEQMSHVAAAAHAPFIASASPELLGLESFSDLGKPRDLGKVFDTVEYAKWKSFRDAEDSRYVGLTLPRFLGRLPFNPKDGQTAENFNFVEDVDGTDHDKYLWCNASWAFAARLTAAFDDFGWCAAIRGVEGGGLVEDLPTHTFKTDDGEVALKCPTEIAITDRREKELSDLGFIPLVHCKNSDYAAFFAAQSVQKPKKYSTDSANANAVLSAQLQYIFSVSRVAHYLKAMMRDKIGSFASAQNVETFLNRWISQYVLLDDNASQEQKAQFPLREASIQVSEIPGKPGSYRSVAFLRPHFQLDELSISLRLVADLPKPANS; the protein is encoded by the coding sequence GCCGGGACTTCGCTGCTCGACGACATCGTCGAGAAGAGCAAGGTCGCGAAATCCGATTCCGAGCACGCGCGCGCGAAGGACCTGATCGGCGAACTCGTGCACCAGGTGCTCGACGGCACGGTGATCGTGTCGGACAACCTGTCGGCCACGATCGACGCGCGCGTCGCGGAACTCGACCGCCTGATCTCCACGCAGCTTTCCGCGGTGATGCACGCGCCGGAATTCCAGCGCCTCGAAAGCACGTGGCGCGGGATGGACTACCTGGTCAAGGAAAGCAACACGGGCCAGACGATCAAGATCAAGGCGCTGCACGCACCGAAGCGCGACCTCGTGCGCGACTTCAAGGGCGCGAGCGAGTTCGACCAGAGCGCGCTGTTCAAGAAGGTCTACGAAGAGGAATTCGGCACGTTCGGCGGCTCGCCGTTCGGTGCGCTGATCGGCGATTACGAGATCTCGCGCCAGCCGGAAGACATGTACTTCATCGAGCAGATGTCGCACGTCGCGGCGGCCGCGCACGCGCCGTTCATCGCGTCGGCGTCGCCCGAGCTGCTCGGCCTCGAGTCGTTCTCCGACCTCGGCAAGCCGCGCGATCTCGGCAAGGTGTTCGATACCGTTGAATACGCGAAGTGGAAGTCGTTCCGCGACGCCGAAGATTCGCGCTACGTCGGCCTGACGCTGCCGCGCTTCCTCGGCCGCCTGCCGTTCAATCCGAAGGACGGCCAGACCGCGGAGAACTTCAACTTCGTCGAGGACGTCGACGGCACCGATCACGACAAGTACCTGTGGTGCAACGCGTCGTGGGCATTCGCTGCACGCCTGACGGCCGCGTTCGACGACTTCGGCTGGTGCGCGGCGATCCGCGGCGTCGAAGGCGGCGGCCTCGTCGAGGACCTGCCGACCCACACGTTCAAGACCGACGACGGCGAAGTTGCGCTGAAGTGCCCGACCGAGATCGCGATCACCGATCGCCGCGAGAAGGAGCTGAGCGACCTCGGCTTCATCCCGCTCGTCCATTGCAAGAACTCAGATTACGCCGCGTTCTTCGCTGCGCAGTCGGTGCAGAAGCCGAAGAAATACAGCACCGACAGCGCGAATGCGAACGCCGTCCTGTCCGCCCAGCTTCAGTACATCTTCTCGGTATCGCGCGTCGCGCACTACCTGAAGGCGATGATGCGGGACAAGATCGGCAGCTTTGCATCGGCGCAGAACGTGGAGACTTTCCTCAACCGGTGGATTTCGCAGTACGTCCTGCTCGACGACAATGCCTCGCAGGAACAGAAAGCGCAATTCCCGCTGCGCGAGGCATCCATACAAGTGTCGGAGATTCCGGGCAAGCCGGGCTCGTATCGTTCGGTCGCGTTCCTGCGTCCGCACTTTCAGCTCGACGAACTCTCGATTTCTCTGCGACTTGTCGCTGATCTGCCCAAACCGGCAAATTCATAA